A region from the Hylaeus volcanicus isolate JK05 chromosome 6, UHH_iyHylVolc1.0_haploid, whole genome shotgun sequence genome encodes:
- the LOC128878628 gene encoding uncharacterized protein LOC128878628, with protein MEYPEAMERGRNFRLLAEEELSQLLDFLAGYLPESLKFHQTLLTYTRDKVWDFHFYVANDWPEAAICLHFPGMTLSPHGLLYESVGVFCPNDRLELLKLLREEDILIDWSKPLYINFVHYDIAEELTRLYEDTGTIERVVGDVFVCEDPENADCIEEQDENADPDVQVLSLKAEHAEGIHELYPANDMECHELFLRLIRLLPAAGVFYKGKLAAWMVQSYYGAMFSMQTKPEYRRKGYGTKLARYLTKRVAERGYQPFVVIRPENDASQSLYKKLGFRNLYQTVRMSFVPLAWQDADTDADNARDSLENVVRHLTIGQKVVDAFRNEEIVIDEEAAENEEETQDCSSEKEQLEMVVQEPDDETVEIDREESEERIEVTELPAEEDADETNGDVKPSGDAEETPDDGGGDQDDGGTDAE; from the exons TTCCATCAAACCTTGTTGACCTACACGCGGGACAAAGTATGGGACTTCCATTTCTACGTGGCGAACGACTGGCCGGAAGCTGcgatttgtttacattttccagGCATGACGTTATCC CCCCACGGTTTGCTGTACGAGAGCGTGGGCGTCTTTTGTCCCAACGACCGGCTAGAGCTGCTCAAGTTGCTGAGGGAGGAGGACATTCTCATCGACTGGTCCAAGCCTCTGTACATTAATTTCGTTCACTACGACATCGCCGAGGAGCTGACGCGTTTGTACGAGGACACGGGAACCATCGAGAGGGTGGTAGGTGACGTTTTCGTCTGCGAGGATCCGGAGAACGCGGACTGCATCGAGGAACAGGACGAGAACGCCGATCCTGACGTTCAGGTCCTGTCGCTGAAGGCCGAACACGCCGAAGGGATACACGAACTGTACCCCGCGAACGATATGGAGTGCCACGAGCTCTTCCTACGGTTGATCAGGCTACTGCCAGCGGCGGGGGTCTTCTACAAGGGCAAGTTGGCGGCCTGGATGGTGCAGTCTTACTACGGAGCGATGTTTTCCATGCAGACCAAGCCGGAGTATCGGAGGAAGGGCTACGGAACGAAACTAGCAAG GTACCTGACGAAACGTGTGGCCGAAAGGGGCTACCAGCCTTTCGTTGTGATACGTCCAGAGAACGACGCCAGCCAGAGTCTGTACAAGAAATTGGGCTTCAGGAACCTCTACCAAACAGTTCGGATGTCGTTCGTGCCGCTGGCGTGGCAGGACGCGGACACTGACGCGGACAACGCGAGGGATAGTTTGGAGAACGTTGTCAGGCACCTGACGATTGGACAGAAGGTGGTGGACGCTTTTAGAAACGAGGAAATCGTTATCGACGAAGAGGCCGCggagaacgaagaagaaacgcaGGATTGTTCGAGCGAGAAGGAGCAGCTCGAAATGGTGGTCCAGGAGCCTGATGACGAAACCGTCGAGATCGACAGAGAGGAATCGGAGGAGAGAATAGAAGTTACCGAGTTACCTGCCGAAGAAGACGCGGATGAAACAAACGGCGACGTGAAACCCTCGGGAGACGCCGAAGAAACACCGGACGACGGTGGTGGCGACCAAGACGACGGAGGAACGGACGCGGAATAA